A genomic segment from Bacteroidales bacterium encodes:
- a CDS encoding DUF5606 domain-containing protein: MLKDILAISGYSGLYKHLKKSRNGIIVENLETQKRMNADPTARINSLEDISIYTENGDMELKEVFKAIHEHEEGGKSLNPKKAKGSELKQYFAEVIPEYDEERVYTSDIKKVLTWYNTLQRLDMLNFEESEEEEGEGEQEQEDTDSQNNAEEQDENKE, translated from the coding sequence ATGTTGAAAGATATTCTTGCAATTTCAGGTTACAGCGGGTTGTATAAGCATTTGAAGAAAAGCCGGAATGGTATTATCGTTGAAAATCTGGAAACGCAGAAACGCATGAATGCCGATCCCACAGCCCGGATCAATTCACTTGAGGACATCAGCATTTATACAGAAAATGGTGATATGGAGCTAAAAGAAGTATTTAAAGCCATCCATGAGCATGAAGAAGGCGGAAAATCTTTAAATCCCAAGAAGGCAAAAGGATCGGAGCTGAAACAGTATTTTGCTGAAGTGATTCCCGAATATGATGAGGAAAGGGTATATACTTCTGATATCAAAAAGGTATTGACCTGGTACAATACCCTTCAGAGACTCGATATGCTGAATTTTGAAGAATCTGAAGAAGAGGAAGGGGAAGGGGAACAGGAACAGGAAGATACGGACTCTCAGAATAATGCTGAGGAGCAGGATGAAAACAAGGAGTAA